AACGTTTGACAAAGTTCTTTTCGTTGGCGGTGAGTCTGTAAAAGTAGGTAACCCTGTAGTTGAAGGTGCTACTGTTACAGCGAAAGTTGAAAAACACGGCCGTCAAAAGAAAATCGTTGTATTCAAATACAAACCGAAAAAGAACTACCGTCGTAAACAAGGTCATCGTCAACCTTACACAAAAGTTGTGATTGAAAAAATCAACGCGTAAGG
The window above is part of the Bacillus sp. (in: firmicutes) genome. Proteins encoded here:
- the rplU gene encoding 50S ribosomal protein L21; this encodes MYAIIETGGKQIKVEEGQTIYVEKLNVAEGETVTFDKVLFVGGESVKVGNPVVEGATVTAKVEKHGRQKKIVVFKYKPKKNYRRKQGHRQPYTKVVIEKINA